CAGTGACGGCGCCTTGCGCGTCGCGGATGGCCGTGTTGGTGGGGTCCCAGTAGCGCCCCATGAACTGGCCGGGGGCGGCCGGGTTAGGCACGTTGTAATGCTGCACGGCCATGTGGTGGGGCTCGCCCGTGGCCAGCACCTGCTGCAAGGAAGCCCGCAGGCTGGTGATAGTATCGCCCTCCGGCGTGCCGGGCGAGCCGGGAAACACCTCGAACAGGGTGCGCCCCAGCAGTTGCGTCCGCGTCAGGCCGAAAACCGCCAGGTAGGCGTCGCTGGCGGCGGCCACGTGCAGCGTGGGCGTGAGCAGCACGCACGCGACCGGCAGGCTGGCTACGACTCCGGGCAGGCTCCAGGCGCTGGGGAAGGCCAGCGGCGGCTGGGCGGAAGGGTCGGTGCTCGGGTCCGGTAGTGGGGAAGTCATAGCGGTACTGATAGCAATACAAGACGTAGAATCACTGCCGAAGATAGGCGCTTTTGGGGCAGGTTGCCAAGCTGGTCGCCGGGCTTGGCAGTGGCGTATGCCGGCTCCCAGCGTTGGGATAGGTAGGGCTAGGGGCGCGGGTCCGTTACTCCGCTGCCAGGAAAATTCTTCGTTTGCGGTCAGGTGCCAGACTTAGCGCAGCGGTGATCATTCGGCCGTCTTGCCACACTCGACTTCCCCGAGCTCCCCGAGCACGGCTTCTTCTGGCACGAAGGAGCGCGCCACCGGTTGCTGCGCGGCTAGACCGAAGCTACTACGGCCTTGCGGCTGGGTACGGACGCGCTCGTAGGCCTCGTACGGCACAAGAGGGGCCGTTGGGAAGAAGATCGTAGGCAAAGACACGTGGCTTGGACATCTTCTGATTCTCTCTTTACAAAATGTCCAAGCAGCCTCGCTAAGCCGGATCTCAGAAGCCTCTATTCAATACAAGATTAGTTCTCGGAATGTCCTCGAAGCGGAAGCTGCTGCCGTCTAACTAGCCTGTTTTGAGTCGGCTCCAAAACGATTCGGCGTGGGCGTTATCGTAGCAGTTGTCCGCCGATTCCTGCTCTGTACCGCCTCATGATACGCCACCAAGGCCTGAAAGGAAGTCACAGAGCATTAGCTACCTGGATCAGTTGCGGTCAGGCAGGTAGGGGCGCAGGAGATGCGCTAAGTAGCTAGTCCGCTAGCTAAGCCCTAAACTGGTGGTAGAGCGCGTCGAAGCTAGCTTTGATTTCCTGCTGCAACTCACCAGTCTGGTGCTGCAGCATATGGTTGATGGCGATGCCGTCGCCGAGAAAGATGAATAGCTTGGCCACCTGCGTATCCGGCAGTGAGGTTTGTATCTCGCCCGTCGCCCGTGCCTGCCGCACGACCGCCGACCACTCGGCCAGTTCCAATTCTTGCCGCCGCTCGTGCAGCGCCTGAAACGCGGGTAGGCGTTTGAGCGCGTCGAGTAATAGCAGGAAATGGCTGGCCCGTAATGTTCCTTCTTCCGCGGCCTCCACTAGGTGCTGGTTGAGGCGTTCGACGATACGCTGCAAGTGGTCGCCATAAAAGGCGTGCAGCGACTCGTGAGAATAGCGGCTGTAGTCCACCTGCATCTGCCCACTGTAGAAGCGCTCGATAACGGCCTCAAACAGTTGCTCTTTACTGCCGAAGTAATGGTAAAAAGCGCCCTTAGATAAGCCGCTCGCCTTCACCAGCCCGCTCATCGTGACTTCCCGATAGCTGTTCTGGGAGAACAGCTGAAGGGCCGTTTCTAAAATGTGTTCGCGGGCATCCTGCATAAAACCTTTGGTATGACAAAGGTAAGGAAACGCGCGAAAAGGATTGTCTAAGCTAAAATATTGAAAACTAAGACAGTACATCCTTCCCAATGAAGAGCTGTGCTGGCTTAGTGTTTCCTAGTTGTTTAACAACACCCAAACTTCTATGGACGAAGAACGATTTTGCCACGGGTGTGTCGCTGCTCAAGCGCGCGAAAGGCATCCCGAACCTGGTCTAGTGGGTAGGTAGCGGCAATGGGGATTTCTAGCTCCCCGGCCGCAATGAGCTGTACCAATTCCGCCATCACACTGGCCCTGGCGGCATGAAGGTTACCGTGAGCCTTAACGGGGAAAGCCGTAAGGGCGGCGAGGTCAATCGTCGTGTTCACCCGCGCTGGCTGCACACCTAGGTCATGTATCGCCAGCTGTACGTACCCAGTGCCGAAGAAATCGAGAAAGGCGTCAATACGCCCGCCAGGCGCCGCGGCTTTCAGCCGGTCAGCGAGGGTTGGCCCGTAATTGACTGGAATGGCCCCGTGGCCGGTTAGCCAGTCATTACCCGACGGTCCCGCAATGCCGAGAACAGTGGCGCCGGCCCGTTTTGCCAGCTGCACCGCAATGGTGCCGACCCCACCCGTCGCAGCGGAGATGGCGACCACATCCCTCGGTGCGAGCCCCACGGCCCGAACAGCGGCGTAGGCCGTGGCGCCGGCGGTAAACAGCGCGCCTGCCACATCCCAGGAAACAGTTGACGGCTTAGCGGTTAGATTGTCGGCTGGCGCGATGGCGAACTCCGCCTGACTCGCCCGGGCATTAAGTGCGCAGAAGCCCAGTACCTCGTCGCCAACCTGGAAGGACTCGACGCCCGCGCCCACTTCGGTTACTACGCCTGCCAAGTCGACCCCTTGCCCTGAGGGCAGCTTGCCGGGCATGCCCCCTCGGCGAACGACCGTTTCCCCCGGGTTAATACCGGCCGCCTTAACTTGGAGGAGGACTTCCCCGGCTTTGGGGGAAGGGCGGGGCACCGAACGCACTTGCAGCACATCGACGTCGCCGTAGTCATCAAACTGAACGGCCTTTATAGTAGGCATAGTATCTCCTGATGTTTTAAGTAAAACGATGGGTCGCAGTTGGGTTTAATTTGGAACGAGATGCTTGAATTGCGGCGGTTGACGGTCGCCTATAATCGCGCCGTCCGCAAACGTCTCTTCCAGTAGTCCTAGGTCTTCTTTACTTAGGCGCAGTTCCAGCGCCGCAAGGTTCTCGGGCAGCCGCGAGGGTCGACTCATACCGACGAGGGGCACGATATCCTCTCCACGCATGAGCACCCACGCGATGGCAAGCTGAGCGGGGGTGCAGTTCCGCGCAGCAGCTAGCTCCTTGAGCACCGACACGCGCTTCAGGTTGTGTACCAGATTAGCGCCTTGAAAGCGGGGAAATAGCTTTGCGCGCCGGTCATCGGGCGGCAGCGGCGCTGTCATGTCTCCCAGCAAGAGGCCTTGCGCCGCCACTCCATAGCCAACAATGCCAACCCCCAGCTCGCGGGCGGTCGGCAAGATGTCGCGCTCTATCATTCGCGTCGCCAGCGAATACTCTATTTCCAGTGCCGTGACTGGGTGTGTGGCATGCGCCCGCCGCAGCTGCTCGGCATTAGCTTCAGACAAACCTAGGAAGCGAACTTTGCCTTCCTGAATAAGGTCAGCGATAGCGCCGACCGTGTCTTCAATCGGGACATCAGGTGCGATGCGTGCCGGCTGGTAGATGTCGATTACCTCAACGCCCAACCGCTGTAACGAGTAAGCCGCGAAGTTTTTGATGGAGGCAGGGCGGCTATCGAAACCTAGAAATGCGCCGCTTGGCGACTTCTGCGCGCCAAATTTGACGCTGATAATGGCCTGGTCGCGCCGGCCCTTGAGGGCACGACCAACGAGCATTTCATTGTGTCCCATCCCATAAAAGTCGCCGGTATTAAGCAAGTTAATGCCGACATCAAGCGCTGCCTGTATGGTGGCGATGCCGTCCTGGTCACGGTCTGGTCCCAGGTGGGGCCCTACCGCGCCTGACATCTGCATGCAACCCAACCCGATAGCCGAAACGAGTGGCCCATTTATTCCGAGTCTGTGCCTTTTCATAGAGCTTTTATTAGAAAACTAAATTCAGATAATGACCTGCTTAGCAAGTAGAGTTTATCTGATTAAGGAATGACTGGTTACTTGATAATACTGCGGTTGAAGTACTGGTAGAAAGCGCCCTTAGATAAGCTGTCCGCCTCTACCAGTCCACTCATTATTACCTCTTTACAGCTATTCGGGAAGAACAGCCTGAGGACCATTTTTAAAATGCATGCGCGAGCATCCTGTACAATACCGACCGTTTGGTATGTCAAAGATAATTAAGAACTAGGTAGTAATTCAATACGCCCAGAGATTATTTAGCAAGCCACTGCTTAACCCAAGACCCACTATTATTGGCAAATTAGAAATAACAGGAGGCGGGAGACCGTATTTGCCTTGTATAAGCAGGTGCGCTACTTAAGGGAATATCATCAATCAATCCGCCGTCTACCAGAAGCTCCGTGCCGGTGACAAAGCTGGCCTCCTCTGGATCTTGGTACGCCGCTCGGTAGTGCTTGACCTAGCCGCTGTCGGCCTTGGTGTTGTACTTGCGGAAGGGCAGCGGCTTGTCGGCTGGAGAGCGATAATCGTCTGCGGCTACGTGGTATGTGAAACCGGTGGCTGGTGGTTTGTATGAACCAAAAACGGGAATCCAGGAGGTAAGGACCTAGTGTTCTAATAACGCATAGTTGAAGCCATCCGAGTAGCCCGTGTCGGTCACCAGATCGCGCAGTTGCAGCTAATTTGCCTGCATGCGTTGCTGTAGATATTCTACTAGACTGGGAGGCTGTCCCGCAAGTTGGTCAAGTCCGCTTGTATAGAGGCAATCTTGGAAAGGAGACAAAGTTGGTTCATACAACCACACGACTAAGCAAAAGGTCGGGTACTGCTCCTACAACTGTGTGTGCCCACAGAAATAGGTCCGCAACGGAGCTGTATCCGGCGCTGCCAAGCCGCTCGTGAGGGCAAGGATTGTATGCTGATGGTGTGCTGTAGAGCTACTCTAGAATCTGATAGCCAATGGGCTTGAAGGCATAGTTGTTGGACATCTCCGCCGAGCACGCCGTCATGCCGATCAGCAAGTCCGTTTTCGCTTCCAGTATTACGTAGTCGCCTGCTTTACTTTTTGGGGGCAGCACGGCTACTTTCCCGGTTTCCCCATCCACGGTCACGTGCATGAAGATATTGAAGCAGATCGGGATAGCATCGGGGCTGATACCGTATTCATGCAGAGCCTCGCATAGATTCCCGAAGCACCCCCGGTGCGGATGGGTATGGCCATAGATGATCCGGAACGTATCGGCACTGCAGGGCGTGAGCAGAAAATCGTGCCGGCCAACGGTGTCTTCCACCAGTTCAAACAGAATATTGCTGCGGTTGGAATAGAAGGGGTGCCCTTTGGTCAAGAAGATCGTCTCGGCGTAGTCAATAGTTCGTCCTGAGGAAAGGTACTCCGCTTTGTCAGCCAGATTGTAGCAGACAAAATCGGAGACCTGCTCGCCCTCGACGTCCACTACTTTTAGTTTTTGACCTTTGCGTAATACAAAGGCGGTGCCGCTACGCGGCGGAATGATGGTTAATTGCTCCATGTTCACTTAAAAAAGGACATTTCCAGGATTCGTCGTAGGCCTTGCCACTATACTGGTACGCTTCCGATGCGTTGCCGTAATCCTGTAACATTGGGTTGATGGAACCCGAATACGCCACGTCGCGGGTCCGAATCGTGTTACGGATATTATCGTAGCGACCGTTGGTGCGGATCTGTTCGAACTGGGCGTGAGGATTGAACACCAAGGTAGGGTAGGTAAACTGCCGAGCTAGTCGCGAACTACCAGGATGAAGGCCAATAACGAAAAAAGCTTCCTCTTTCAGACTAAAGCTGAAGTCGGGTGAGGCGGGGTCCGCAACTACCCGCTGGTCGTAGCCATAGCGCTGGGCATCTAAGTTGGAAAGCGCTTGCATACGCTGCCAGAAGAACTCTTCGAAAAGGGCCTCGTTGGGAGCCTCCGGGCCTTTAAAGATAATAGCCGCGCTATGATACAGCTTATCAGACTGCCGGTAGGAGTCTACAAAGCCATAGAGAAAGTCTAAAATGGCCGCATCATCCTTGGGGCAGGCGAGGTGATCTACAACCAGGCAGTGTAGCTGCTGAAAGGTGAGAGCGGTTTTGGCCGCAACACAGGGAAACTCCTTCTTATTTATAAAAGAAAGATACTCCTCAGTATATATATTGTTTTGAATGTCAGGCATGTGGGAATTATAGCGAGAACGGAGAGCCAGGAATAAGTAAATTATCTTGTTCAAGGAATACGCAAGAATTCGCTGATGTGTTGACGCGGTTGATTTGGCTCGTGTGGCGCTTTAGCGTGGAGCTTGTAGCTCAACGTGAGTCGGCAGCGAGTGGAAGCACTTACGCGTAAGTGCTTAGCTGAACAACATTTACTCGTCTGTTGCATAGAACGAGCCGCACTCAGTTGTTAGGGCAGCACTGTTCAGCTAGTATTAATTTTCAAGCAGCATTTGCACAAAATCATGCACACTAAAATGTATCCCAACAGCTCTTTGATGAGAGAAGGGGAAGAATGCATTCATGACAGAAGCTGAGGCTGTTATTCGGGCTGCATCCAGGCAGTAGCGTATGGAGTAGCCGATTAACACTTCGCCATATAGGTCAGGAACCCCTGTGTTCTGCTAGCAACATCTCTCTCTAGAGTTAGCCGCTATCTGAAGTGATCTAGCTAAGCCGGACAGAGTTGAGATGTCGTTTGAAGGTAGGTCTCGAAGTGGTTAGGGTAAGATAACTGCGCGAGGGATGCCGCCGTTCGGCGTTGTACTAGGCAATGTAGTAGCTGAGTGCTACGTGTGCTCCGATCAAGCTGGCCCAACTCCCATTATTGAGTAGTACGGCAAGGCGCCTAAGGGAAGAAGTATATATTAACTTATCAAGAATAAATAGACTTATGCAGAAACAAAAGTACATTGGCCCCGTCCTATTCTGCTGACTATCTGTATTAACTATGCTTCCTTGTGCCTGAATGATGACGTCTACTACTTGCTTTCTTGAATTCCCTCTCTTTGAACGCTGGGTTTCACCTATCCTTCGTAGTACTGCCTCTCGGTATCGCTTGCCAAGAAGGTAAGTAGTCCTTTCACTTCCCTTACCAGCGGGAGGATGCGTTATTGACCCCGATACCTATCACTACACAATAAGCCTCCCTGATTGCGCGCCTACGCCGAGCGAAGCTAGGCTCCACTGTGCTTACTTAACCCAGGTAATGTACTGCAGCCAACAAGTGGTGCGGCAGTTTGACATTCTGTTTTCTTCTATGCAAATGATTACTCTAGCTCGTGCTAGCTTAGTGCTAGCGAAAACGAACGCAACGATTGGTTGCAGATTGGCAGTCATCGGCGTTTTACTAGCCTATGCACCGGCTGTTGCCCAAACGCCCACCCCGACGCCGAGTAGTGGCTTCTTCAGTGGCGGCGGAGAAGTGAGCACTGGCAGATCGTCGCAGAGTATTGCCTTAGGCGATGTCGACAAGGATGGCGACCTAGACCTAGCTACTGCCGACTACGGCGGCAATACGGTGAGCATTCGGCTTAATGCGGGTGGTGGCAACTTCTTGGCGGGGCCTACGCTAAGCGGCGCAGATATGCCAACGGGCATTATCTTAGCCGACTTAGATGGCGACGGGGATCTTGATTTTGCGACGTCGAATAATACGCCGGTCGGGATAACAGTGGGACTAAACCAAGGGAACACCACCTTCACGACGCGCGTCAACCCGGTGAACAACGCACATACCTACAGTATTGCGGCGGGCGACCTAGATAAAGACGGCGACATCGATTTGGTGGTAGGCGGCGTCGAGAGTTTAACGGCGTACGTACTACGCAACAACGGACAGGGCAGCTTCACGAGAAGCGCGACCGTTGCGCTAAATACGCCTAGCTCCAACGGGAACGAAGTAGTAAGCCTAGGGGATGTTGACGGCGACGGCGACCTGGATCTTTTAGCCGTTAGCAGCGGCTCTACGGTAAGCATCAGCTTCAACATCGGGGCAGGTACTTTTGTCACAAGCGCGCAAGGCGTTCCGCTGACCGGTAGTCTTAGCAGTGTGACGCTCGGTGACGTAGATGGGGATGGTGACCAGGATTTGCTGGCGGCTAATGGCAACTCCACCAGCGGCAACTTGGTCAGTGTGCGGCTCAACAATGGCGCGGGTCGCTTCAGTGATGGACAGGATGTGGTAGTAGGCAGTATGCCGACGCGAGTAGCAGTAGGCGACGTAGACGGCGATGGCGACCTTGACTTTGTGTCGGCGAACAGCAGCAGCAATACAGCCACCGTGTGCCTGAACAATGGCAGTGGCGGCTTTTTCTATGCCAATAAACAGCAAGTAAGCGTTGGCAGCGTACCGTTGGACGTAGCCCTCGGTGACCTAGATGGCGACGGCGACCTAGATTTGGCAACAGCCAACGATGGCACTGCGAGCGTGCGCCTGAACCAGAACCAAGCCCTACCTAGACCCACCATCACGAGCCTATCGGCCACGACCAGTGCCGTGGGCAGCAGCCTGACTATCACTGGCATTGACTTCCTCAATGTTAAAGAGGTTTCCTTCAACGGGGTGGTCGTGCCTGCTGCCGAGCTAGTGCCTAATTCCTTGACGCAACTAACGGTAGCAGTACCTGTGGGTGCTACTACGGGGGCGGTTGTAGTAACGACCGCTGCTGGGGCGAGCAATGGAGTGCTCCTGACCATTAGCCCCTCTACGCAAGTGACGGCCGTGCTACCCACCCGCAATGCCCCGGCCGCCGTGCGCAACACGCCCGTGGCCATCACGTTTGATCAGCCCCTAAGTACGGCCGGCACGACCCTAGGCTCGTTGAAGGTGTTTAGCGAGCAAGAGGGAAAGAAAGCCGGCAACACAACCGTCAACGGCAACACGTTAACTTTCACACCTGCTACACCCTTTCAGCCGGGTATATTGGTTCAGGCCACCGTTAGTAACAGTGCACAGAGCACAACGGGCAGTGTGGTTCGCCCTCATGTCTTTCAGTTTACGACAGCCACTAGCCCCGCCTCCGGGGTGTTTGGCGGGGGCACAGACGTGAGCGTTACAGGTTCCGTTCAAGATATCTTG
This Hymenobacter sp. GOD-10R DNA region includes the following protein-coding sequences:
- a CDS encoding helix-turn-helix domain-containing protein, yielding MQDAREHILETALQLFSQNSYREVTMSGLVKASGLSKGAFYHYFGSKEQLFEAVIERFYSGQMQVDYSRYSHESLHAFYGDHLQRIVERLNQHLVEAAEEGTLRASHFLLLLDALKRLPAFQALHERRQELELAEWSAVVRQARATGEIQTSLPDTQVAKLFIFLGDGIAINHMLQHQTGELQQEIKASFDALYHQFRA
- a CDS encoding NADP-dependent oxidoreductase, with the protein product MPTIKAVQFDDYGDVDVLQVRSVPRPSPKAGEVLLQVKAAGINPGETVVRRGGMPGKLPSGQGVDLAGVVTEVGAGVESFQVGDEVLGFCALNARASQAEFAIAPADNLTAKPSTVSWDVAGALFTAGATAYAAVRAVGLAPRDVVAISAATGGVGTIAVQLAKRAGATVLGIAGPSGNDWLTGHGAIPVNYGPTLADRLKAAAPGGRIDAFLDFFGTGYVQLAIHDLGVQPARVNTTIDLAALTAFPVKAHGNLHAARASVMAELVQLIAAGELEIPIAATYPLDQVRDAFRALEQRHTRGKIVLRP
- a CDS encoding aldo/keto reductase; amino-acid sequence: MKRHRLGINGPLVSAIGLGCMQMSGAVGPHLGPDRDQDGIATIQAALDVGINLLNTGDFYGMGHNEMLVGRALKGRRDQAIISVKFGAQKSPSGAFLGFDSRPASIKNFAAYSLQRLGVEVIDIYQPARIAPDVPIEDTVGAIADLIQEGKVRFLGLSEANAEQLRRAHATHPVTALEIEYSLATRMIERDILPTARELGVGIVGYGVAAQGLLLGDMTAPLPPDDRRAKLFPRFQGANLVHNLKRVSVLKELAAARNCTPAQLAIAWVLMRGEDIVPLVGMSRPSRLPENLAALELRLSKEDLGLLEETFADGAIIGDRQPPQFKHLVPN
- a CDS encoding urea carboxylase-associated family protein; its protein translation is MEQLTIIPPRSGTAFVLRKGQKLKVVDVEGEQVSDFVCYNLADKAEYLSSGRTIDYAETIFLTKGHPFYSNRSNILFELVEDTVGRHDFLLTPCSADTFRIIYGHTHPHRGCFGNLCEALHEYGISPDAIPICFNIFMHVTVDGETGKVAVLPPKSKAGDYVILEAKTDLLIGMTACSAEMSNNYAFKPIGYQILE
- the gntA gene encoding guanitoxin biosynthesis heme-dependent pre-guanitoxin N-hydroxylase GntA, with protein sequence MPDIQNNIYTEEYLSFINKKEFPCVAAKTALTFQQLHCLVVDHLACPKDDAAILDFLYGFVDSYRQSDKLYHSAAIIFKGPEAPNEALFEEFFWQRMQALSNLDAQRYGYDQRVVADPASPDFSFSLKEEAFFVIGLHPGSSRLARQFTYPTLVFNPHAQFEQIRTNGRYDNIRNTIRTRDVAYSGSINPMLQDYGNASEAYQYSGKAYDESWKCPFLSEHGAINHHSAA